The following proteins are co-located in the Natator depressus isolate rNatDep1 chromosome 4, rNatDep2.hap1, whole genome shotgun sequence genome:
- the LOC141985772 gene encoding large ribosomal subunit protein uL14-like, which produces MSKQGHGDSSGAKLHISLGLLVGAVINCADNTGAKNLYLISVKGVKGHLNRLPAVGVGDMIMAPVKKGKPELRTKVHPAVIIWQRKSYRRKDGDNAGVIVHNKGEMKGLAITGPVAKECKDLWPRIASNAGSIA; this is translated from the coding sequence ATGTCCAAGCAAGGACATGGTGATTCATCTGGTGCGAAACTCCATATTTCCCTCGGTCTCCTCGTGGGAGCTGTGATTAACTGTGCAGATAACACAGGTGCCAAGAACCTGTACCTCATCTCAGTGAAAGGGGTTAAGGGGCATCTGAATAGGCTGCCAGCTGTTGGTGTAGGCGACATGATCATGGCTCCTGTCAAGAAGGGCAAGCCTGAGCTCAGGACGAAGGTGCACCCGGCAGTGATAATTTGGCAAAGAAAATCATACCGGAGAAAGGATGGGGACAACGCAGGAGTGATAGTACATAACAAAGGGGAAATGAAAGGCTTAGCAATCACAGGCCCCGTGGCTAAGGAATGCAAAGATCTGTGGCCCAGGATAGCCTCCAATGCTGGCAGCATCGCATAA